One Sodalis praecaptivus DNA segment encodes these proteins:
- the apbC gene encoding iron-sulfur cluster carrier protein ApbC: MNPFAQQTTPEALREQINRVLSAFKHPTLKRDLTVLKALHHSALLDGTLHIELVMPFAWQSGFAELQESASAELLRLTGATAIDWKLLHNIATMKRVKDQAGVNGVRNLIAVSSGKGGVGKSSTAVNLALALAAEGGRVGLLDADIYGPSIPTMLGTTHERPTSPDGQHMAPIMAHGLATNSIGYMVTEDNAMVWRGPMASKALLQLLTDTLWPELDYLILDMPPGTGDIQLTLAQNIPVTGALVVTTPQDIALADARKGIVMFAKVGVPVLGIVENMSMHICSHCGHLEAIFGSGGAEKLAEQYQCALLGQLPLHISLREDLDRGEPTVVSRPESEFTEIYRQLAGQVAAQLYWQGEVIPTEIAIKAV; the protein is encoded by the coding sequence ATGAACCCTTTTGCGCAACAAACCACCCCAGAGGCACTGCGCGAGCAGATAAACCGCGTGCTGAGCGCCTTCAAACACCCGACGCTGAAACGCGATTTAACCGTGTTGAAAGCATTGCATCATAGCGCGCTGCTCGACGGTACGCTGCATATTGAGCTGGTGATGCCGTTTGCCTGGCAAAGCGGTTTCGCGGAGCTGCAGGAAAGCGCCAGCGCCGAACTGCTGCGTCTGACCGGCGCCACCGCCATCGACTGGAAGTTGTTACATAATATCGCCACGATGAAACGGGTCAAGGATCAGGCGGGCGTTAATGGCGTACGTAATTTAATTGCCGTAAGCTCCGGCAAAGGCGGCGTAGGCAAATCCAGCACCGCCGTCAATCTCGCGCTGGCGCTGGCGGCAGAAGGGGGACGCGTCGGACTGCTGGACGCCGATATTTACGGCCCCTCGATTCCCACCATGCTGGGCACCACCCACGAGCGCCCGACGTCGCCGGATGGGCAGCATATGGCGCCGATTATGGCCCACGGTCTGGCCACCAACTCCATTGGCTATATGGTCACCGAGGACAACGCCATGGTCTGGCGCGGCCCCATGGCCAGCAAAGCCCTTTTACAGCTGCTCACCGATACGCTGTGGCCGGAGCTGGATTATCTAATACTGGATATGCCCCCAGGCACCGGCGATATCCAACTGACGCTGGCGCAAAATATTCCGGTGACCGGCGCGCTGGTGGTGACAACGCCGCAAGACATTGCGCTGGCCGACGCGCGCAAGGGCATTGTGATGTTTGCCAAGGTCGGCGTGCCGGTACTGGGTATCGTGGAAAACATGAGCATGCATATCTGTAGTCATTGCGGCCATCTGGAAGCCATTTTCGGCTCCGGCGGCGCGGAAAAGCTCGCGGAACAGTACCAGTGCGCGCTGCTTGGCCAACTGCCGTTGCACATCAGCCTGCGCGAGGATCTGGATCGCGGCGAGCCGACGGTGGTGAGCCGCCCCGAGAGCGAATTTACCGAAATCTATCGCCAGCTGGCGGGGCAGGTAGCGGCGCAACTTTATTGGCAGGGAGAGGTCATTCCGACGGAGATTGCCATCAAAGCCGTTTAA
- a CDS encoding NAD-dependent malic enzyme: protein MELEYESKRPLYIPHAGPILLEFPLLNKGSAFSLEERDNFNLQGLLPDTVETIEEQAERAWRQYQDFRTNIDRHIYLRNIQDTNETLFYRLLAAHLAEMLPIIYTPTVGDACERFSDIYRRARGVFISYNNRDKIEDMLQNATKQNVKVIVVTDGERILGLGDQGIGGMGIPIGKLSLYTACGGISPAYTLPVVLDAGTNNQQLLNDPLYMGWRHPRITGEQYDDFVDAFIQAVKRRWPNVLLQFEDFAQKNATPLLNRYRSELCCFNDDIQGTAAVTLGCLLAASRAAGKRLRDQKVVFLGAGSAGCGIAEQIIAEMRTEGLSEDEARGRVLMVDRFGLLTDKLANLLDFQSRLVQSSESISDWQLESDTISLQDVVRNARPTVLIGVSGQPGLFTEEIIREMHQHCERPIVMPLSNPTSRVEATPEDILRWTDGAALVATGSPFTPVKLESKTYPIAQCNNAYIFPGIGLGVLASGASQITDTMLIAASRALADCSPLANGDGGALLPDINDIQAVSRVIAMAVAKAAQVHGVALVTSEETLSLAIEHNFWQPQYRDYRRTSF from the coding sequence ATGGAACTGGAATACGAAAGCAAACGTCCCCTGTATATCCCCCATGCCGGCCCCATTCTGTTGGAATTCCCGCTGCTGAATAAAGGCAGCGCCTTTTCCCTGGAAGAGCGTGACAATTTCAATTTGCAGGGTTTGCTGCCGGATACGGTGGAAACCATTGAGGAGCAGGCGGAACGCGCCTGGCGCCAATACCAGGATTTCCGCACCAATATCGATCGCCACATTTACCTGCGCAATATTCAAGATACCAATGAAACGCTTTTTTATCGGTTGCTTGCGGCCCACCTGGCCGAAATGCTGCCGATTATTTATACCCCGACCGTCGGCGATGCCTGCGAGCGGTTTTCCGATATTTATCGTCGCGCGCGTGGCGTGTTTATTTCCTATAATAACCGCGACAAAATTGAGGATATGCTGCAAAACGCTACCAAGCAAAATGTCAAAGTCATCGTTGTGACCGACGGTGAACGCATCTTAGGTCTGGGGGATCAGGGGATCGGCGGCATGGGCATTCCCATCGGGAAACTGTCGCTTTATACCGCCTGCGGCGGCATCAGCCCCGCCTATACCCTGCCGGTGGTGCTGGATGCCGGCACCAATAATCAGCAACTACTCAACGACCCGTTGTATATGGGCTGGCGCCATCCGCGCATTACCGGTGAACAATATGACGATTTCGTCGACGCCTTTATTCAGGCGGTGAAGCGCCGCTGGCCGAATGTGCTGCTGCAATTTGAAGATTTCGCCCAGAAAAACGCGACGCCGTTGCTAAACCGCTATCGCAGCGAATTGTGTTGCTTCAATGATGATATTCAGGGTACCGCCGCGGTAACGCTGGGCTGTCTACTGGCGGCCAGCCGCGCCGCGGGTAAACGCTTGCGCGATCAAAAGGTGGTGTTTCTCGGCGCAGGCTCCGCCGGTTGCGGTATCGCCGAACAGATTATCGCGGAAATGCGCACCGAAGGTCTCAGTGAAGACGAGGCCCGCGGCCGCGTCCTGATGGTCGATCGCTTTGGCCTGCTGACCGACAAACTGGCGAATCTGTTGGATTTTCAGAGTCGCCTAGTCCAATCCAGTGAGAGTATTAGCGATTGGCAGCTGGAGAGCGACACCATTTCGCTGCAAGATGTGGTACGCAACGCCAGACCCACGGTATTGATCGGCGTCTCCGGCCAGCCGGGGCTGTTTACCGAAGAGATTATCCGGGAGATGCACCAACACTGCGAGCGTCCCATTGTGATGCCGCTATCTAATCCCACATCGCGCGTGGAAGCAACGCCGGAAGACATTTTACGCTGGACCGACGGCGCGGCGCTGGTCGCGACCGGCAGCCCCTTTACGCCGGTGAAGCTTGAGAGTAAAACCTACCCGATTGCCCAGTGCAATAACGCCTATATCTTCCCGGGTATCGGGTTGGGCGTATTGGCCTCGGGCGCAAGCCAGATTACGGACACCATGCTAATTGCGGCCAGTCGTGCGCTGGCGGATTGCTCGCCGCTGGCCAACGGTGACGGCGGCGCGCTGTTGCCGGATATCAACGACATCCAGGCGGTCTCACGGGTCATTGCCATGGCGGTCGCCAAGGCGGCGCAGGTGCACGGGGTGGCGCTGGTGACCTCCGAGGAGACGCTTTCTCTTGCCATCGAGCATAACTTCTGGCAGCCGCAGTATCGCGATTATCGCCGCACCTCATTTTAA
- the cdd gene encoding cytidine deaminase, whose translation MIARFAPALTAIDPPLRDALAPLLDHNDFAGWLSAGQVKDLLQVCDLDEDALCFSLLPLAAACAVTPLSHFNVGAIARGISGNLYFGANMEFHAAPLQQTVHAEQSAIAHAWLRGEKRLRAVTVNYTPCGHCRQFMNELNSGTDLILCLPERPAATLASYLPDAFGPRDLAIQSLLLDEIDHHFAAVTWLDHGLQAASPADNAPLVNAALSAASQSHAPYSQSHSGVALQTRDGRIYAGRYAENAAFNPSLPPLQSALILMNASGDDSRQITRAVLAERQNAPITQWPATAATLAALGCHEVHHLAISL comes from the coding sequence ATGATTGCTCGTTTTGCTCCGGCGCTGACCGCGATCGACCCACCTTTACGGGATGCGCTGGCGCCGTTGCTCGATCATAACGACTTCGCCGGCTGGCTGAGCGCCGGTCAGGTCAAGGATCTTCTACAGGTCTGCGACCTTGACGAAGACGCATTATGTTTCTCGCTGCTGCCGCTCGCTGCCGCCTGTGCCGTCACCCCGCTTTCCCATTTTAATGTGGGCGCTATCGCACGCGGCATCAGCGGCAATCTGTATTTCGGCGCCAATATGGAATTTCACGCCGCGCCGCTGCAGCAAACGGTGCATGCGGAACAAAGCGCCATCGCCCACGCCTGGCTGCGGGGTGAGAAACGTCTGCGGGCAGTGACGGTCAATTATACCCCCTGCGGCCATTGCCGGCAGTTCATGAATGAGTTGAACAGCGGCACCGATTTGATTCTTTGTCTGCCCGAGCGCCCCGCCGCAACGCTTGCGAGTTATCTTCCCGACGCGTTCGGTCCGCGTGATCTCGCCATTCAAAGCCTGCTACTCGATGAGATAGACCATCATTTCGCCGCCGTGACATGGTTAGACCATGGGCTGCAAGCGGCCTCACCCGCCGATAACGCGCCTTTGGTCAACGCGGCCCTAAGTGCGGCCAGCCAGAGCCATGCACCCTACAGCCAAAGCCATAGCGGTGTCGCGCTACAGACGCGGGATGGCCGCATCTATGCGGGACGTTATGCGGAAAACGCCGCCTTTAATCCTAGCCTGCCGCCGCTGCAAAGCGCTTTAATCTTAATGAACGCCAGCGGCGACGATAGCCGTCAGATAACGCGGGCGGTGTTGGCCGAGCGGCAAAATGCGCCGATAACCCAATGGCCGGCCACCGCCGCTACTCTTGCCGCGCTGGGCTGCCACGAGGTGCATCATTTAGCAATCTCTCTTTGA
- a CDS encoding MFS transporter — translation MKGSPPLIKALLLTSLILTVGRGLTLPFLAIFLSQQRGMTPGQTGLVLGMSLMLAIVLSLYGGYWVDRFNKQRLILCAMTSFAVSFFLLPFTASVILLIVLMGMINFAYSLFSLTLKATLAEWLPVSERIKAFSANYTLVNVGWAIGPPLSVAMASTHPLSPFLLAGILSLLATLLLGKAMPGFGPPPANSDDQRPPTERQTPNFRQTLTILRQDRRLIWFTLGGTLGSLVGSQFASCISQYLMVAFNPDFAYKVVGIILPVNATIVVTLQYLVSRHITRGALMKWLTVGSVFFLLGLAGIIFAQRMLPLWVLAVALFSLGEIIIIPVEYMFVDFIAPPHLKGSYYGMQNLSSLGGAVNPLLTGLLLTYTPPVTIFGVMMLATLLSLGLFYRGYRLAQRSAAG, via the coding sequence ATGAAGGGATCTCCGCCGCTTATCAAAGCGCTTCTGCTTACATCGCTAATATTAACCGTCGGACGCGGACTCACGCTGCCGTTTCTGGCCATTTTCCTCTCGCAGCAGCGCGGCATGACGCCCGGCCAGACGGGACTGGTGCTGGGGATGAGTCTTATGCTGGCCATAGTGTTAAGCCTTTATGGCGGCTATTGGGTGGATCGCTTCAATAAGCAGCGGCTGATTCTGTGCGCCATGACAAGCTTTGCGGTCAGCTTTTTCTTATTACCGTTTACCGCGTCAGTCATATTGCTTATCGTTTTAATGGGTATGATTAATTTTGCCTATTCGCTGTTCAGCCTGACCCTCAAGGCTACGCTGGCGGAGTGGCTGCCGGTGAGCGAGCGCATTAAGGCGTTCTCCGCTAACTATACGCTGGTCAATGTCGGTTGGGCTATCGGACCGCCGCTGAGTGTAGCCATGGCCAGCACGCATCCCTTATCCCCCTTTTTGTTGGCCGGCATATTGAGCCTGTTGGCCACATTGCTATTGGGAAAAGCGATGCCGGGCTTCGGGCCGCCGCCGGCGAATAGTGACGACCAGCGGCCCCCCACGGAGCGCCAGACGCCTAATTTCCGTCAAACTCTGACCATTTTACGCCAGGATCGGCGGCTCATCTGGTTTACCCTGGGCGGTACCTTGGGCAGCCTGGTGGGCAGTCAGTTCGCCAGCTGTATTTCCCAATATCTGATGGTGGCCTTCAATCCCGACTTTGCCTATAAAGTCGTGGGGATCATTTTGCCGGTCAACGCGACCATTGTCGTGACATTGCAATATCTGGTAAGCCGCCACATCACGCGCGGCGCGCTCATGAAATGGCTGACCGTCGGCAGTGTTTTTTTTCTGCTGGGCCTGGCGGGGATTATTTTCGCACAGCGCATGTTGCCGCTTTGGGTGCTGGCCGTTGCTCTATTTTCTTTGGGCGAAATTATTATTATTCCCGTAGAATACATGTTTGTCGATTTCATCGCCCCGCCGCACCTCAAAGGCAGTTATTATGGCATGCAAAACTTAAGTAGCCTGGGCGGCGCAGTCAACCCGTTATTGACCGGATTGTTATTAACCTATACGCCGCCGGTGACCATCTTCGGTGTAATGATGTTGGCGACACTGTTAAGCCTGGGGCTGTTTTACCGGGGGTATCGTCTGGCGCAGCGCAGCGCCGCCGGCTGA
- a CDS encoding CidB/LrgB family autolysis modulator yields the protein MLQNMWWSLPLTLGVFFASRRLAGRVRMPLLNPLLVSMVVIITLLLATGIPYNRYFAGSKVLNDLLQPAVVALAYPLYEQLHQIRARWKSIISICFAGSLTAMISGAAIALWMGVSPEMAASILPKSVTTPIAMAVSQSIGGIPAVTAVCVIFVGILGAVFGHSVFKLLRISTRASRGLAMGTASHALGTARCAELDFQEGAFSSLALVICGIITSLIAPFVFPLLLKLFG from the coding sequence ATGCTGCAAAATATGTGGTGGTCGCTGCCGTTAACGCTGGGAGTCTTTTTCGCTTCCCGCCGTCTTGCCGGTCGGGTGCGCATGCCGCTACTAAATCCGCTGCTGGTTTCCATGGTGGTGATTATTACGCTACTGCTGGCCACCGGCATCCCCTATAACCGTTATTTCGCCGGCAGCAAGGTGCTCAACGATCTTCTCCAGCCGGCGGTGGTCGCGCTGGCGTATCCGTTGTATGAGCAGTTGCACCAAATTCGCGCCCGCTGGAAATCCATTATCAGCATTTGCTTTGCAGGCAGCCTGACCGCCATGATAAGCGGCGCCGCCATTGCGCTGTGGATGGGGGTTTCGCCTGAAATGGCCGCATCGATATTGCCGAAATCGGTCACCACCCCCATCGCCATGGCGGTGTCTCAATCCATTGGTGGCATTCCCGCCGTGACGGCGGTGTGCGTCATTTTCGTCGGGATTCTTGGGGCGGTTTTCGGCCACAGCGTGTTCAAGCTGCTGCGGATCTCTACGCGGGCGTCGCGTGGGCTGGCAATGGGCACCGCGTCTCACGCTTTGGGCACCGCCCGCTGCGCCGAGCTGGATTTTCAAGAAGGGGCATTCAGTTCGCTGGCATTAGTTATCTGCGGCATTATTACGTCCCTTATCGCCCCCTTTGTGTTTCCATTATTACTTAAATTATTCGGTTAA
- the mglC gene encoding galactose/methyl galactoside ABC transporter permease MglC, which yields MNALKKKSMLTYLKEGGIYVVLLVLLAIIIFQDPTFLSLMNLSNILTQSSVRIIIALGVAGLIVTQGTDLSAGRQVGLAAVVAATLLQSMDNVNKVFPDMHSLPIPVVILIVCAIGAVIGLVNGLVIAYLNVTPFITTLGTMIIVYGINSLYYDVVGASPIAGFESNFSSFAQGFIRFGDFKLSYITFYALIAIIFVWILWTKTRFGKNIFAIGGNPEAAKVSGVNVPLNLIMIYALSGVFYAFGGMLEAGRIGSATNNLGFMYELDAIAACVVGGVSFAGGVGTVLGVVTGVIIFTVINYGLTYIGVNPYWQYIIKGAIIIFAVALDSLKYAKKK from the coding sequence ATGAATGCGCTGAAAAAGAAAAGCATGCTCACCTATTTGAAAGAGGGCGGCATCTATGTGGTTTTGTTGGTGCTATTGGCCATTATTATTTTCCAGGATCCGACTTTTTTAAGCCTAATGAACCTAAGTAACATCCTGACCCAATCCTCGGTGCGGATTATCATTGCCCTCGGGGTGGCGGGATTGATTGTCACTCAGGGAACCGACCTGTCGGCGGGGCGTCAGGTCGGTTTGGCGGCGGTGGTGGCGGCGACCTTACTGCAATCCATGGATAATGTTAATAAAGTTTTCCCTGATATGCACAGCCTGCCCATTCCGGTGGTTATCTTGATTGTTTGCGCCATCGGCGCCGTTATCGGTTTGGTTAACGGTTTGGTTATCGCTTATTTGAACGTGACGCCGTTTATTACCACTTTAGGCACCATGATTATCGTTTATGGCATCAACTCGCTTTATTACGATGTGGTGGGCGCCTCGCCGATAGCCGGTTTTGAATCAAACTTCTCGAGTTTTGCACAAGGGTTTATTCGTTTCGGCGATTTTAAACTGTCGTATATCACCTTCTACGCGCTGATCGCCATTATCTTTGTTTGGATACTTTGGACCAAAACCCGTTTTGGTAAAAATATCTTCGCCATCGGCGGCAACCCGGAAGCGGCCAAGGTCTCCGGCGTCAATGTGCCGCTAAACCTGATTATGATTTATGCCCTGTCCGGGGTCTTCTACGCCTTCGGCGGTATGCTCGAGGCGGGGCGTATCGGCAGCGCCACCAATAACCTCGGTTTTATGTATGAACTGGATGCCATTGCGGCCTGCGTTGTCGGTGGCGTGTCCTTTGCCGGCGGGGTCGGTACGGTATTGGGGGTTGTCACCGGGGTTATTATCTTTACGGTCATCAACTATGGCCTGACCTATATCGGCGTGAATCCCTACTGGCAATATATTATCAAAGGCGCAATCATTATTTTCGCCGTTGCGCTCGATTCATTGAAATACGCGAAGAAAAAGTAG
- the metG gene encoding methionine--tRNA ligase, with protein sequence MTQVAKKILVTCALPYANGSIHLGHMLEHIQADIWVRYQRMRGHQVYFICADDAHGTPIMLKAQQLGMAPEEMINEMNLEHQTDFAGFGISYDNYHSTHSEENRQLSTLIYQRLKENGYIKSRTISQLFDPEKAMFLPDRFVKGSCPKCHSPDQYGDNCEVCGATYNPTDLINPKSAVSGATPVMRESEHFFFDLPAFSDMLRAWTRSGALQEQVANKMQEWFESGLQQWDISRDAPYFGFEVPDAPGKYFYVWLDAPIGYMGAFKNLCQKRSDLRFDEFWEVNSQTDLYHFIGKDIVYFHSLFWPAMLEGSQFRKPTNLFVHGYVTVNGAKMSKSRGTFIKASTYLAHLDADCLRYYYAAKLSSRIDDIDLNLEDFIQRVNADIVNKVVNLASRNAGFINKRFDGQLAATVADPALYATFVNAATSIGEAFNSRETSRAIREIMALADLANRYVDEQAPWVVAKQEGREADLQAICSMGIQLFRVLMTYLKPVLPSLAARAEAFLASPLSWDAVPTPLVSHRISPFKALFSRIEPAQVEAVVEASRQEAAAAGAPAAEPKIAQTEPPIAATIAFDDFAKVDMRVALIKRAEHVEGSDKLLKLTLDLGGSSRQVFSGIRAAYPDPQALEGRLTIMVANLAPRKMRFGVSEGMVMAAGPGGKDIFLLSPDAGALPGMPVK encoded by the coding sequence ATGACTCAAGTCGCGAAAAAAATATTGGTAACCTGTGCGTTACCGTACGCTAACGGTTCTATCCATCTCGGCCATATGCTTGAGCATATACAGGCGGATATCTGGGTCCGTTATCAGCGAATGCGCGGCCATCAGGTTTATTTTATCTGTGCCGATGACGCTCACGGCACGCCGATCATGCTTAAGGCGCAGCAATTGGGTATGGCGCCGGAAGAGATGATTAACGAAATGAATCTGGAGCATCAGACGGATTTTGCCGGCTTTGGCATCAGCTATGACAACTACCATTCGACCCATAGCGAGGAGAATCGCCAATTGTCGACGCTGATTTATCAGCGGCTGAAAGAAAACGGTTATATTAAGTCGCGGACCATTTCTCAGTTGTTCGATCCCGAAAAAGCCATGTTCCTGCCCGATCGTTTTGTGAAAGGCAGTTGTCCCAAATGCCATTCGCCCGATCAGTACGGCGACAATTGCGAGGTTTGCGGCGCCACCTACAACCCGACGGATCTCATCAATCCAAAATCGGCGGTGTCGGGCGCAACGCCGGTGATGCGGGAATCGGAACACTTTTTCTTCGATTTGCCCGCCTTTAGCGACATGCTGCGCGCCTGGACACGCTCCGGCGCGCTGCAAGAGCAGGTGGCCAATAAGATGCAGGAGTGGTTCGAGTCAGGATTGCAACAGTGGGACATTTCCCGCGACGCGCCCTATTTTGGCTTTGAAGTCCCGGACGCGCCCGGCAAATATTTTTATGTCTGGCTGGATGCGCCCATCGGCTATATGGGCGCATTCAAAAATCTTTGCCAAAAGCGTAGCGACCTTCGCTTTGACGAGTTCTGGGAGGTCAATTCCCAAACCGATCTTTACCATTTCATCGGCAAGGACATTGTCTATTTTCACAGCCTGTTCTGGCCGGCCATGCTGGAAGGCAGTCAGTTCCGCAAGCCGACCAATTTATTTGTCCACGGCTATGTCACCGTCAACGGCGCCAAGATGTCTAAATCCCGCGGCACGTTTATCAAGGCCAGCACCTATCTGGCGCACCTGGATGCGGACTGCCTGCGTTATTACTATGCCGCCAAATTGTCGTCGCGCATCGATGATATCGACCTGAATCTGGAAGACTTTATTCAGCGGGTCAACGCCGACATTGTGAATAAAGTGGTCAACCTGGCCTCACGTAACGCCGGCTTTATCAATAAACGTTTTGATGGTCAGTTGGCGGCCACGGTAGCCGATCCGGCGCTGTATGCCACCTTTGTCAATGCCGCGACGTCGATTGGCGAAGCATTCAACAGCCGTGAAACCAGCCGCGCCATTCGCGAAATCATGGCGCTGGCGGATCTGGCTAATCGCTATGTAGACGAACAAGCACCCTGGGTAGTGGCGAAACAGGAGGGCCGTGAGGCAGATCTGCAGGCTATCTGTTCGATGGGGATCCAACTGTTTCGAGTGCTGATGACTTATTTGAAACCGGTACTCCCCTCGCTGGCGGCGCGGGCGGAAGCGTTCCTCGCTTCACCGCTCAGCTGGGATGCGGTGCCCACACCGCTGGTGTCCCACCGCATCAGTCCGTTCAAGGCGCTGTTTAGCCGAATCGAACCGGCGCAAGTGGAGGCCGTTGTCGAGGCATCGCGCCAGGAAGCGGCGGCGGCCGGCGCGCCGGCGGCAGAGCCGAAAATCGCGCAAACCGAGCCCCCCATCGCCGCCACAATTGCGTTTGATGATTTCGCCAAAGTGGATATGCGCGTAGCGCTGATTAAGCGCGCCGAGCACGTGGAAGGTTCCGATAAGCTGCTGAAGCTCACGCTTGATCTCGGCGGTTCAAGCCGTCAGGTGTTCTCCGGTATCCGCGCCGCTTACCCCGATCCTCAAGCGCTGGAAGGGCGCCTGACGATAATGGTAGCCAATCTGGCGCCGCGTAAGATGCGCTTTGGCGTATCGGAAGGCATGGTGATGGCCGCCGGCCCCGGCGGCAAGGATATCTTCCTGCTCAGCCCGGATGCCGGGGCGCTGCCCGGCATGCCGGTAAAATAA
- the sanA gene encoding outer membrane permeability protein SanA: MLKRLILTLLIIAGVLVLAAVGLDRWISWKTAPFIYDDLTALPHRQVGVVLGTAKYYRTGVINQYYLYRIQGALNAYNSGKVSYLLLSGDNALQSYNEPVTMRRDLIAQGMPAADIVLDFAGFRTLDSIIRTRKVFDTNDFTIITQRFHCERALFIALNMGIQAQCYAVPSPKNMLSVRVREIGARLGALSDLYLMKREPRFLGPLIPIPARHDIPQGAQGYPAVSPEQLLEMQQKQPHDDKPAPPGTAKRQVIDATGEAGESGPR, translated from the coding sequence ATGTTGAAACGCCTGATTTTAACCCTGTTAATTATCGCAGGCGTTCTGGTACTGGCGGCGGTGGGCCTTGACCGCTGGATCAGTTGGAAAACCGCGCCCTTTATTTATGACGATCTGACCGCCCTGCCGCACCGTCAGGTAGGGGTGGTGCTGGGCACCGCCAAGTATTACCGCACCGGGGTTATCAATCAGTATTATCTCTATCGCATTCAGGGCGCGCTCAACGCCTACAACAGCGGCAAAGTAAGTTACCTGCTGCTAAGCGGCGATAACGCACTGCAAAGCTACAATGAACCGGTTACCATGCGCCGCGATCTGATAGCCCAGGGCATGCCCGCCGCCGATATCGTGCTGGATTTTGCCGGTTTTCGCACGCTCGATTCGATTATCCGCACACGGAAAGTTTTTGATACCAACGATTTCACGATCATCACCCAGCGCTTTCACTGTGAACGGGCGCTGTTTATCGCGCTGAACATGGGCATACAGGCGCAATGTTATGCGGTGCCTTCGCCGAAAAACATGCTGTCGGTCCGGGTCCGGGAAATTGGCGCTCGGCTCGGCGCGCTGTCCGATCTGTATCTCATGAAGCGGGAACCGCGTTTTCTTGGCCCCTTGATTCCCATTCCCGCCCGTCACGACATTCCGCAGGGAGCACAGGGTTATCCGGCGGTGTCACCGGAACAACTGTTGGAAATGCAACAAAAGCAGCCCCATGACGATAAACCGGCCCCCCCCGGTACGGCCAAACGACAGGTTATTGACGCGACGGGAGAGGCGGGCGAAAGCGGCCCGCGGTAG
- a CDS encoding CidA/LrgA family protein, producing the protein MRKILTNAWAFVRAFILIYLCLYAGIFLSALLPIAIPGSIIGMLLLFLLLSFQLVPPLWLKPGCYVLIRYMALLFVPIGVGVMNYYQQLAAQLGAIVVSCAVSTLMVMVVVGLSSHYVHRERPIAGQPQDVGDR; encoded by the coding sequence ATGCGCAAGATTTTGACTAACGCTTGGGCCTTTGTCCGGGCATTTATCCTTATTTATCTCTGTTTATACGCCGGTATCTTCTTATCCGCGCTGCTGCCGATCGCCATTCCCGGCAGCATTATCGGAATGTTGCTGCTTTTTCTGTTGCTCTCTTTTCAGCTGGTGCCGCCGCTGTGGCTGAAACCCGGCTGCTATGTATTAATCCGCTACATGGCGCTGTTATTTGTTCCTATCGGCGTCGGGGTGATGAATTATTATCAGCAGCTTGCCGCCCAGTTGGGGGCGATCGTCGTCTCCTGCGCCGTCAGTACCCTCATGGTGATGGTAGTGGTAGGGCTCAGCTCCCATTATGTGCATCGCGAGCGCCCCATCGCCGGCCAGCCGCAGGATGTTGGAGATCGTTAA
- a CDS encoding phosphatase PAP2 family protein has protein sequence MSWHWFTFFGDSMLLLPCAGLIVVVLLLKADTRQACWQWLLLFCLAGGVVCASKLAFMGWGIGSRAYDFTGFSGHSALSASIWPVMIWILFSRARPALRVAAVVGGYLLALAIGVSRLVIQAHSLSEVVSGLALGYLISSSFLLLQYSRHTHIRFLSNGQIVAMLILPLLLVAQGKKAPTQNLLEQIALSVAPVTKVYTREDLHRARPALTPDRALRPAPAS, from the coding sequence ATGAGTTGGCACTGGTTTACTTTTTTTGGCGACAGCATGCTGTTACTGCCTTGCGCGGGATTGATCGTCGTGGTTTTACTGCTGAAAGCGGATACCCGTCAGGCCTGCTGGCAATGGCTGCTGCTGTTCTGCCTCGCCGGCGGCGTCGTTTGCGCCTCGAAATTGGCTTTTATGGGCTGGGGTATCGGCAGCCGCGCTTATGATTTTACGGGATTTAGCGGTCATTCGGCGCTATCGGCCAGTATCTGGCCGGTCATGATTTGGATCCTGTTTAGCCGCGCGCGTCCGGCGCTGCGCGTTGCGGCAGTGGTGGGCGGCTATCTGCTGGCGCTGGCGATTGGCGTTTCACGGTTGGTAATTCAGGCGCATTCGCTGTCTGAAGTCGTGTCCGGACTGGCGTTGGGTTACTTGATAAGCAGTTCTTTCCTGCTGTTGCAGTATAGCCGGCATACGCATATCCGTTTTCTGAGCAACGGTCAGATCGTGGCGATGCTTATTTTACCGCTGTTGCTGGTGGCGCAGGGCAAAAAAGCGCCGACCCAGAATTTGCTGGAACAGATAGCCCTCAGCGTGGCGCCGGTTACCAAAGTCTATACCCGCGAGGATTTGCATCGCGCACGCCCGGCGTTAACGCCGGATCGCGCTTTGCGGCCGGCGCCGGCAAGCTAA